From a region of the Salmo trutta chromosome 10, fSalTru1.1, whole genome shotgun sequence genome:
- the LOC115201326 gene encoding cold shock domain-containing protein C2 has protein sequence MADSDPSSPSDPPRPLSSPRTPLSLSFPFLREGSRVWERERKPPLMPGELPSPLPTKRTRTYSATVRARSGPVYKGVCKTFYRSQGHGFIKPSNGGEDIFVHISDIDGEYVPMEGDEVTYKVCSIPPKNQKIQAMEVVITHLAPGTKHETWSGQIISS, from the exons ATGGCTGATTCAGACCCCTCGTCCCCCTCCGATCCCCCACGGCCACTGAGCTCCCCCCgcacccctctctccctatccttcCCCTTCCTCAGGGAGGGAAGTCGGGTATGGGAGAGGGAAAGGAAACCCCCCCTGATGCCAGGCGAGCTGCCCAGCCCTTTGCCCACCAAACGCACCCGCACATACTCAGC taCGGTGCGGGCCAGATCAGGCCCAGTGTATAAGGGTGTGTGTAAGACCTTCTACAGGTCCCAGGGTCATGGCTTTATAAAGCCCTCCAACGGTGGAGAGGACATCTTTGTACACATCTCTGA TATCGATGGAGAATACGTGCCGATGGAAGGTGACGAGGTCACGTACAAAGTCTGTTCCATCCCCCCCAAGAACCAGAAGATCCAGGCGATGGAGGTTGTCATCACCCACTTGGCCCCAGGAACCAAGCATGAGACCTGGTCTGGACAGATCATCAGCTCCTAG